A genomic stretch from Desulfuromonas thiophila includes:
- the tyrS gene encoding tyrosine--tRNA ligase — protein MKSVAEQMAVIRRGAVEVLVESELEEKLRTALSEGRPLRIKAGFDPTAPDLHLGHTVLIQKLKQFQDLGHQVLFLIGDFTGMIGDPTGKNETRKPLTREQVLANAKTYQEQVFKILDPAKTEVVFNSSWMGQMSAADLIALAASTTVARMLERDDFHKRFAGQQPIAIHEFLYPLVQGYDSVALQADVELGGTDQKFNLLMGRELQKQRGQNPQAVVTMPLLEGLDGVNKMSKSLGNYIGITESAKEIYGKVMSISDTLMLRYYELLSDVDLAELQRIRQGVAGDPAGAHPMESKKALARELVARFHDAQQADAAEEQFIQQFRQKEIPDDLPLYRLETCEPVWVCRILLEAGLIKSNGEGRRLLQQGAVKLDGDKIDNPELELVPGTSGVLQAGKRRFVRFELC, from the coding sequence ATGAAATCTGTTGCTGAACAGATGGCGGTAATCCGCCGGGGCGCCGTGGAGGTGCTGGTCGAAAGCGAGTTGGAAGAGAAGTTGCGCACGGCTCTCTCGGAGGGCAGGCCTCTACGGATCAAGGCCGGTTTTGATCCGACCGCGCCCGATCTGCATCTGGGACATACGGTGCTGATTCAGAAGCTTAAGCAGTTTCAGGATCTCGGCCATCAGGTGCTGTTTCTGATCGGTGATTTCACGGGCATGATCGGCGATCCAACCGGCAAAAATGAAACCCGCAAGCCGCTGACGCGTGAACAGGTGCTGGCGAACGCCAAAACCTATCAGGAGCAGGTGTTCAAGATTCTTGACCCGGCCAAAACCGAGGTGGTGTTTAACAGCAGCTGGATGGGCCAAATGTCGGCAGCCGATCTGATCGCTCTGGCGGCCAGCACAACTGTGGCGCGGATGCTTGAACGGGATGATTTTCACAAACGCTTCGCAGGTCAGCAGCCGATTGCTATTCATGAATTTTTGTATCCGCTGGTCCAGGGTTACGATTCTGTCGCCTTGCAGGCCGACGTCGAATTGGGTGGTACCGATCAGAAGTTCAATCTGCTGATGGGACGTGAGCTGCAGAAGCAGCGGGGGCAGAATCCTCAGGCTGTGGTTACCATGCCGTTGCTCGAAGGCCTCGACGGTGTCAACAAAATGAGCAAGTCCCTCGGCAACTATATCGGTATCACTGAATCGGCTAAGGAAATCTATGGCAAGGTGATGAGTATTTCCGACACGCTGATGCTGCGTTACTACGAATTGCTCTCTGATGTTGATCTTGCAGAACTGCAGCGTATCCGTCAGGGGGTCGCGGGCGATCCTGCCGGAGCCCATCCGATGGAAAGTAAAAAGGCTCTAGCACGAGAATTGGTTGCCCGCTTTCACGATGCGCAACAGGCTGATGCGGCCGAAGAGCAGTTCATTCAGCAGTTCCGCCAGAAAGAGATACCTGATGATCTGCCCCTGTATCGACTGGAAACCTGTGAACCGGTCTGGGTCTGCCGTATTCTGCTAGAAGCAGGGCTGATCAAATCCAACGGTGAAGGCCGGCGGCTGTTACAGCAGGGCGCCGTGAAGCTTGATGGTGACAAGATC
- a CDS encoding TIGR00282 family metallophosphoesterase, protein MKLLFVGDVVGRAGRQILARQLDRLVDRHAIDFVVVNGENAAGGFGLTLEVVREFRQLGVQVITSGNHIWDKKEFLPQLDRCNDVLRPANYPPGAPGHGFGLYETAAGIRVGVLNLEGRVFMSNLDCPFRCADACLEQMAGRADLILVDFHAEATSEKMALAHYLDGRVAALIGTHTHVPTADEQILPAGTAYQTDAGMTGSRDSVIGIAKDIAVERFVTQLPARFEVAKRQPVLCATLFDLDEDRGLARGIERIFCREEA, encoded by the coding sequence ATGAAGCTGTTGTTTGTTGGTGACGTGGTCGGTCGCGCCGGCCGGCAGATCCTGGCCCGTCAGCTTGATCGACTGGTGGATCGACATGCCATCGATTTTGTTGTGGTCAATGGCGAAAATGCTGCCGGCGGTTTTGGCCTGACTCTGGAGGTGGTCCGCGAATTTCGTCAGCTGGGTGTGCAGGTGATTACCTCGGGCAATCATATCTGGGACAAAAAGGAATTTTTGCCGCAGCTTGATCGTTGCAATGACGTGCTGCGGCCGGCCAACTACCCGCCCGGTGCGCCAGGTCACGGCTTCGGTCTGTACGAAACGGCGGCCGGCATTCGGGTGGGTGTGCTGAATCTGGAGGGGCGGGTCTTTATGAGCAACCTCGACTGCCCCTTTCGCTGTGCCGATGCCTGTCTGGAGCAGATGGCCGGGCGAGCGGATCTGATCTTGGTTGATTTTCACGCTGAGGCCACCAGTGAAAAAATGGCGCTGGCGCATTATCTTGATGGCCGGGTGGCGGCGCTGATTGGCACACATACTCATGTGCCGACGGCTGATGAGCAGATTTTGCCTGCCGGCACTGCCTATCAGACAGACGCCGGTATGACAGGTAGCCGTGACTCGGTTATTGGTATCGCCAAGGACATTGCTGTCGAGCGGTTTGTGACCCAGCTGCCGGCCCGTTTTGAGGTGGCAAAAAGGCAGCCGGTGCTGTGTGCCACCCTGTTTGATCTGGACGAGGATCGCGGCCTGGCCCGCGGCATTGAACGCATTTTTTGTCGGGAAGAAGCATGA
- the rny gene encoding ribonuclease Y, whose amino-acid sequence MDAGTFFLVLLALGAGGAAGVVVRQRMDAARLGSAEDMAKQLVDAARKQAESLTREAQLQAKDRVLQAQAEWEQEARELRRELQAQEKRLIQREENLDRKDLALQEREKEVQERDRELSQLQVQTQQLQQQAQDLVQKRQAALEEISGLSAEEALRRLMAGLESQARHDAAKRIKQIEDEARENADKKAKEILSLAIQRYAGDYVAEKTVSVVPLPSDEMKGRIIGREGRNIRAIEAATGIDLIIDDTPEAVIISGFNPVRREVARLALERLVTDGRIHPARIEEIVRKAEEDVNQSIRESGEQATFDVGVHGIHPEIIKLIGRLKYRTSYGQNILKHSLEVAFLCGIMAAELGINVKQAKRAGLLHDLGKAVDHEVEGSHALIGADLARKYGEAPEIVHAIAAHHEEEKPTTILAVLVQAADALSGARPGARREMLETYVKRLEELEKIGTSFEGVEGCYAIQAGREIRVMVSSEAVSDAHAHVLAREIANKIEEQMTYPGQIKVNVIRETRAVDYAR is encoded by the coding sequence ATGGACGCAGGAACCTTTTTTCTGGTGCTCCTGGCGCTGGGCGCCGGCGGTGCGGCCGGTGTGGTGGTGCGGCAACGGATGGACGCGGCGCGGTTGGGCAGTGCCGAGGATATGGCCAAGCAGCTGGTCGATGCGGCGCGTAAGCAGGCTGAGAGCCTGACTCGCGAAGCCCAACTCCAGGCCAAGGATCGGGTGCTGCAGGCCCAGGCGGAGTGGGAGCAGGAGGCGCGTGAACTGCGGCGCGAATTGCAGGCACAGGAAAAGCGGCTGATTCAGCGCGAGGAGAATCTTGATCGTAAAGATCTGGCGCTGCAAGAGCGCGAGAAGGAGGTGCAGGAACGTGATCGGGAGTTGAGCCAGCTGCAGGTTCAGACGCAGCAGCTTCAGCAGCAGGCGCAGGATTTGGTGCAGAAGCGTCAGGCCGCTCTGGAGGAGATCAGTGGTTTAAGTGCTGAAGAGGCATTGAGACGGCTGATGGCTGGGCTGGAAAGCCAGGCACGGCATGATGCCGCCAAGCGTATCAAGCAGATCGAGGATGAGGCTCGCGAGAACGCCGACAAGAAAGCCAAAGAGATTTTGTCGCTGGCGATTCAGCGCTATGCCGGCGATTATGTGGCAGAAAAAACAGTCAGTGTGGTGCCGCTGCCGTCTGATGAAATGAAGGGCCGCATTATCGGACGCGAGGGGCGCAATATCCGCGCCATTGAAGCCGCGACCGGTATTGATCTCATTATTGATGATACACCGGAAGCGGTCATTATTTCCGGCTTTAACCCGGTGCGGCGTGAAGTGGCACGTCTGGCGCTCGAGCGACTGGTAACGGATGGTCGTATCCATCCCGCCCGTATCGAGGAGATTGTGCGCAAGGCCGAGGAGGACGTTAATCAGTCCATTCGCGAGTCGGGCGAGCAGGCCACCTTTGATGTCGGCGTTCACGGAATCCATCCGGAGATTATCAAGTTGATCGGCCGGCTTAAATACCGCACCTCTTATGGCCAGAATATTCTCAAACATTCGCTGGAGGTCGCGTTTTTGTGCGGCATTATGGCTGCCGAGTTGGGCATCAATGTCAAGCAGGCCAAACGAGCCGGCCTGTTGCATGATCTGGGCAAAGCCGTTGATCATGAGGTCGAGGGCTCTCATGCCCTGATCGGAGCCGATCTGGCCCGCAAGTACGGTGAGGCTCCCGAGATTGTGCATGCCATTGCCGCCCATCACGAAGAAGAGAAGCCGACCACGATTCTGGCCGTGCTGGTGCAGGCGGCTGACGCCCTCTCCGGCGCCCGTCCCGGTGCCCGCCGCGAGATGCTGGAAACCTACGTCAAGCGTCTGGAGGAACTGGAAAAAATCGGCACCTCGTTTGAGGGGGTTGAGGGTTGCTATGCGATTCAGGCGGGTCGCGAGATTCGGGTGATGGTTTCGAGCGAAGCGGTTTCTGACGCTCACGCGCATGTGTTGGCGCGAGAGATTGCCAATAAAATCGAGGAGCAAATGACCTATCCGGGTCAGATCAAGGTCAATGTTATTCGTGAGACGCGGGCGGTGGATTATGCCCGCTAA